A region from the Vicia villosa cultivar HV-30 ecotype Madison, WI linkage group LG3, Vvil1.0, whole genome shotgun sequence genome encodes:
- the LOC131659096 gene encoding uncharacterized mitochondrial protein AtMg00810-like, whose amino-acid sequence MEDSIFLSQSKYAKNIVKKFGTGNASHKRTPAPTHLKSSKDEGGTSVDQSLYRSMIGSLLYLTASRPDIAFAVGVCARYQAEPKVSHINQVKRILKYVNGICDYVMLYSHGCEPILFGYCDADWAGSADDRKSTSGGCFFLGNNLISWFSKKQNCVSLSTTEAKYIAAGSSCSQLT is encoded by the coding sequence atggaagactccaTCTTCCTCTCTCAAAGCAAATATGCCAAGAatattgtcaaaaagtttggaacgGGTAATGCTAGTCACAAAAGAACACCTGCACCTACTCATTTAAAGTCATCTAAAGATGAAGGTGGCACTAGTGTTGACCAGAGTCTGTACAGGAGCATGATTGGAAGTCTGCTATATCTAACAGCTAGCAGACCAGATATTGCCTTTGCAGTTGGAGTATGTGCTagatatcaagcagaacccaaagtAAGTCACATAAATCAAGTCAAAAGGATTCTCAAATATGTGAATGGAATTTGTGACTATGTTATGTtgtactctcatgggtgtgaacctatCTTATTTgggtattgtgatgctgattgggctggaagtgctgatgatagAAAAAGCACATCTGGAGGGTGTTTCTTCTTGGGAAACAATCTCatatcatggttcagcaagaagcaAAATTGTGTCTCTTTATCTACTACTGAAGCTAAGTACATAGCAGCTGGTAGCAGCTGTTCTCAACTAACGTAG
- the LOC131659097 gene encoding uncharacterized protein LOC131659097 — translation MTLYCDNFSAINISKNPIQHSRTKHIDIRHHFIRELVEDKVIYLEHVSTELQLADIFTKSLDATQFENLRSKLGYSFKYPSPKNASDSDPRTPNINPNEVLAVAPLRVVSAEDLRVKKPRSPYARKPKEDVRGKTSNPSSFIDLENLTKEGSQYTHQTIAQIVIRILDEQRQVPGIYVPLQTVIPDSTQNPNLNVAQEDEDVSMDADEVHETNDDDVQVTHKEKNVEAADVAKDVTDTTEDGPNVDSGKNVVALDEFSDNDLVANVNPSVAKRLMTRKGKKVVDQSPPKRRVPKTTSTGPIRSKVVSKSTSTGPSKSKTVFQSVPVGPSKSWSKVIPKKRKAQVMDDSDSDVEVDVQDIPLKKKPTFSKLAANVPDVPLDNISFHSTSSVNRWKYVYQKRLDLERELAQNAVDCKYIMELIHVAGLMKTVAHFATCYEVLVKKFIVNLSEEFANRKSKEFRKVYVRGRWVTFSSIVINNYLGRSEEAQLKLDVSDNKVCQVITANQVKRWPLKRKLSASKLSMKYSMLHKIGAANWVPTNHKSTIATVLESLYMLLEPRQSLTMYPGILVEIDSICKRESAISFHYKLFQGTHAHDVAMTSAGTSKGSSTTGKVVVVAMLKETCKEVLSLLRMKKRVLRQMMNRRLVQMRWKKRPILMMALMKTVLVVLNLKTRTAVNGDVFCGF, via the exons atgacattgtaCTGTGACAATTTCAGTGCTATCAACATATCCAAGAATCCAATTCAACATAgcagaaccaagcatattgatatcAGACATCACTTCATAAGAGAACTTGTAGAAGACAAAGTGATTTACTTGGAACATGTATCCACTGAACTTCAGCTAGCTGACATATTCACCAAATCTCTTGATGCTACACAATTTGAAAACTTGAGGAGCAAGTTAGGATAT TCATTCAAATACCCCTCTCCTAAGAATGCATCTGACTCGGACCCAAGAACTCCAAATATCAACCCTAATGAAGTTCTTGCAGTTGCTCCTCTAAGAGTGGTGTCCGCTGAAGATCTTCGTGTGAAGAAGCCTCGCTCTCCATATGCAAGAAAACCAAAAGAAGATGTACGTGGCAAGACCTCTAACCCCTCGTCGTTTATTGATCTTGAGAACCTGACAAAGGAAGGATCACAGTATACTCATCAAACTATTGCACAAATAGTCATTAGAATCTTGGATGAACAACGTCAAGTTCCTGGGATTTATGTACCTCTACAGACTGTTATCCCTGACTCCACTCAGAACCCTAACCTAAATGTTGCtcaagaagatgaagatgtgagTATGGATGCTGATGAGGTTCATGAgacgaatgatgatgatgttcagGTGACTCATAAAGAAAAGAATGTTGAAGCTGCTGATGTTGCTAAGGATGTCACTGACACCACTGAGGATGGTCCCAATGTTGATTCAGGTAAAAATGTTGTTGCTCTAGATGAATTCTCTGATAATGATCTGGTTGCAAATGTAAATCCCAGCGTAGCAAAAAGGCTCATGACCAGGAAGGGTAAGAAAGTAGTTGATCAGAGTCCTCCCAAGAGGAGAGTACCAAAGACTACTTCAACTGGACCCATCAGAAGTAAAGTTGTGTCCAAGAGTACCTCTACTGGCCCTAGTAAGAGTAAGACTGTATTTCAGAGTGTTCCTGTTGGACCTTCAAAGTCTTGGAGCAAAGTTATTCCAAAGAAGAGGAAAGCTCAAGTCATGGACGACTCTGATTCTGATGTTGAAGTGGATGTTCAAGACATTCCACTAAAGAAGAAGCCTACTTTCAGCAAGCTTGCTGCTAACGTCCCTGATGTGCCCCTAGACAATATTTCTTTCCATTCTACTTCAAGTGTCAACAGGTGGAAATATGTCTACCAAAAGAGACTGGACCTTGAGAGAGAATTAGCTCAGAATGCTGTTGACTGTAAATATATAATGGAACTGATTCATGTTGCTGGGTTGATGAAGACTGTTGCTCACTTTGCAACATGCTATGAAGTGCTGGTGAAAAAATTCATTGTGAACCTCTCAGAAGAATTTGCTAATAGAAAGTCTAAGGAATTTAGGAAGGTGTATGTGAGGGGCAGGTGGGTTACCTTTTCTTCCATTGTGATAAATAATTATTTGGGGAGGTCTGAAGAAGCTCAACTTAAGTTGGATGTCTCTGATAACAAGGTGTGCCAAGTCATCACTGCCAACCAGGTCAAGAGATGGCCTTTAAAAAGGAAGCTGTCAGCTAGTAAGCTAAGCATGAAGTATTCCATGTTGCATAAGATTGGTGCTGCAAATTGGGTGCCTACCAATCATAAATCTACCATTGCTACTGTCCTAGAAAGTTTATATATGCTGTTGGAACCAAGACAAAGTTTGACTATG TACCCAGGCATTTTGGTTGAAATTGACTCTATCTGCAAAAGGGAAAGTGCTATTTCATTTCATTATAAACTGTTTCAAGGAACCCATGCTCATGACGTTGCCATGACATCAGCTGGGACATCCAAAGGAAGCTCCACTACAGGTAAAGTTGTAGTGGTTGCAATGCTCAAGGAAACATGCAAGGAGGTGCTGAGTTTATTGAGAATGAAGAAGCGGGTCCTGAGGCAGATGATGAATAGGAGGCTGGTTCAGATGAGGTGGAAGAAGAGGCCAATCCTGATGATGGCATTGATGAAGACAGTTCTGGTGGTTTTGAATCTGAAGACTAGAACTGCTGTTAATGGTGATGTCTTTTgtggattttaa